Proteins encoded together in one Cicer arietinum cultivar CDC Frontier isolate Library 1 chromosome 4, Cicar.CDCFrontier_v2.0, whole genome shotgun sequence window:
- the LOC101496073 gene encoding putative disease resistance protein RGA3 codes for MAESLLFGLAESFIGKIASRAVEEASLALGVYDDMQEIKNTVTLIKAVLLDAEQKERQNQELRVWLRQIKRVVSDAEDVVDDFECEALRKHVVNSSGSIRRKVRRIFSSSNPLVYRLRMAHQIKNVRDRLDKVAADRLKFGLQINHNDNRVVETRELTHSNVIDSDVIGREPDKQKIIDLLLQNDGDKSLSVIPIVGIGGLGKTTLAKCVFNDKSVVESFPLKMWVCVSDDFELKHLLVKILNSASVSNNNPIHHENFKIFDVEQLQNHIKNALAGHKFLLVLDDVWNEDRVKWEELKDIIQVIVGSQGSKVVVTTRSHIVADVMGTHSSHFLQGLSGDDSLSAFVKWAFKVGEGENYPELMEIGKEIVQKCGGLPLALRTLGSSLFLKFDIDDWKFVRDNEIWNLSQKKDDILPAIKLSYDRLPSYLKRCFACFSLFVKGYQLDSLSVTAIWEALGFLPSPKKGKGVADVGNQILHELRSRSFLQDFVDYGNGCEFKLHDLVHDLALYVAGDEFQLLKFRSESIFEDVLHLSLITNNDDLFGLTQIPTRLRSIIFPSGANNETFLNTMLSRCKFLRILTLANSRYESLPRSIGKLKHLRYLNLENNIELESLPDALCKLQNLHTLKLNGCINLKRLPNEIGNLISLRQLHITTKQSNFPNKEIAKLTSLEILSVRHCDNLDLLFEGIQLPNLKFLDIAYCENLRSLPHHVVLNLEGLLITECNKMKLSLDHDSYIPNLRLKLLSLEYLPQLVVLPQWLQGCAKTLQTLALENCYNLHELPMWLSTFISLKTLSLENCPRLVLIPNDVHHLKNLDYVKIKGCVELCKSYHPKDGINWHKISHIKQVIILPELEN; via the coding sequence ATGGCAGAATCACTTCTCTTCGGTCTCGCTGAGTCATTCATCGGTAAGATTGCTTCTCGTGCTGTTGAAGAAGCTTCTCTTGCGCTTGGCGTCTATGACGATATGCAAGAGATAAAAAACACCGTCACCCTAATCAAAGCTGTGTTGTTGGATGCTGAGCAAAAGGAGAGGCAAAATCAGGAGCTGCGTGTATGGTTGCGACAGATCAAACGCGTCGTCTCCGATGCTGAAGATGTAGTTGATGATTTTGAATGTGAGGCATTGCGGAAGCACGTGGTCAACTCTTCAGGTAGCATTAGAAGAAAGGTACGGCGTATTTTCTCAAGTTCTAATCCTCTTGTTTATCGTCTTAGAATGGCGCATCAAATCAAAAATGTTAGAGATAGATTAGATAAGGTTGCTGCTGATAGGCTTAAGTTTGGTCTTCAAATCAATCACAACGACAATCGTGTTGTAGAAACGCGAGAATTGACTCATTCCAACGTAATTGATTCGGATGTGATAGGAAGGGAACCTGATAAACAAAAAATCATTGACCTCTTATTGCAAAATGATGGTGATAAAAGTCTCTCTGTGATTCCTATTGTGGGAATTGGAGGATTGGGAAAGACTACACTTGCAAAATGTGTGTTCAATGATAAGAGTGTAGTTGAGTCTTTTCCATTGAAGATGTGGGTCTGTGTCTCTGATGATTTTGAACTTAAGCATCTACTTGTTAAAATCCTCAATTCTGCTAGTGTGTCAAATAATAACCCAATTCACCATGAGAACTTTAAAATCTTTGATGTTGAGCAATtacaaaatcatataaaaaatgcACTTGCTGGTCATAAGTTCTTGCTCGTCTTGGATGACGTATGGAACGAGGATCGTGTCAAATGGGAAGAATTGAAAGATATAATACAAGTAATTGTAGGTTCTCAAGGGAGTAAAGTCGTGGTGACTACACGGAGCCACATAGTAGCCGACGTGATGGGAACTCATTCTTCTCACTTTTTGCAAGGTCTATCAGGAGACGATTCCTTGTCTGCATTTGTGAAATGGGCTTTTAAAGTGGGAGAAGGAGAAAATTATCCAGAGTTGATGGAGATTGGGAAAGAAATTGTGCAAAAATGTGGAGGGCTTCCTTTGGCCCTAAGAACATTGGGGAGTTCATTGTTCTTGAAATTTGATATAGATGATTGGAAGTTTGTTAGGGACAATGAGATTTGGAATTTATCACAAAAAAAGGATGATATATTGCCTGCtataaaattaagttatgaTCGGTTACCTTCTTATTTAAAACGATGCTTTGCTTGCTTCTCCCTCTTTGTAAAGGGCTACCAGTTGGATAGTCTTAGTGTTACTGCGATATGGGAGGCACTTGGTTTTCTTCCATCACCAAAGAAAGGTAAAGGCGTAGCAGATGTTGGCAATCAAATTTTGCATGAGTTACGGTCAAGATCTTTTCTTCAAGATTTTGTTGATTATGGCAATGGTTGCGAGTTTAAGTTGCATGATTTAGTGCATGATCTTGCATTATATGTTGCAGGAGATGAGTTTCAATTGTTGAAGTTTCGTAGTGAAAGTATTTTTGAGGATGTCCTCCATTTGtcattaattacaaataatgaTGATTTGTTTGGTCTAACACAAATTCCCACTAGACTGAGAAGCATTATTTTTCCTTCAGGAGCCAACAATGAAACTTTCTTGAATACTATGTTATCAAGGTGTAAATTCTTACGGATTTTGACGTTAGCAAATTCTAGATATGAGAGTTTGCCCCGCTCCATTGgcaaattaaaacatttaagaTATCTCAATCTTGAGAATAATATAGAACTGGAGAGCCTCCCAGATGCATTGTGCAAACTCCAGAATCTACACACTTTGAAACTCAATGGATGCATAAACCTTAAAAGATTACCCAATGAAATTGGAAACTTGATCAGCCTTCGACAATTACACATAACCACAAAACAATCTAACTTTCCAAACAAAGAGATTGCAAAGTTAACTTCCTTAGAAATTTTATCTGTCCGTCATTGTGACAATTTGGACTTGTTGTTTGAAGGAATACAACTTCCTAATCTTAAATTTTTGGATATTGCATATTGTGAGAATCTAAGGTCCTTGCCGCATCATGTTGTTCTGAACTTAGAAGGTTTGTTGATAACTGAGTGTAATAAGATGAAATTGTCATTGGACCATGATAGCTACATTCCTAATTTAAGGTTAAAGTTGCTATCTCTAGAATATTTGCCCCAGTTGGTGGTTTTACCTCAATGGTTGCAAGGATGTGCAAAAACATTACAAACCTTGGCACTTGAAAACTGTTACAATCTTCACGAGCTTCCTATGTGGCTGTCAACTTTCATTTCTCTCAAAACACTTTCATTGGAAAATTGTCCAAGATTGGTTTTGATCCCTAATGATGTGCACCACCTCAAAAACCTTGATTATGTGAAAATCAAAGGGTGTGTTGAATTATGTAAAAGTTACCATCCAAAAGATGGAATAAATTGGCACAAAATATCACACATCAAACAAGTTATAATATTACCAGAACTAGAAAATTAA
- the LOC140920031 gene encoding uncharacterized protein, with product MFVSNDKIPTNLLILDSKNYDKWHKQMKVLFGYQDVLDMITDGITPLGKEATAAQQAKFKEDKKKDYKALFLIHSCVDSDNFEKVGDCDSAKTAWGILEKAYAGVDKAKVVRLQTHKRQFELLQMEDKEMINDYVTRVTRLGSQMKSCGEAVSEQNFVSKVLRSLTPRFDNIVVALEESKDLKTMTKDELQSSLEAHEQRMDERGNDKAKAKVAFASPFQREEQEIEREIAF from the coding sequence ATGTTTGTTTCCAATGACAAAATCCCTACCAACCTTCTGATTCTTGATTCGAAGAATTATGacaaatggcacaaacaaaTGAAAGTTTTGTTTGGATATCAAGATGTTCTTGATATGATTACCGATGGCATTACTCCTCTTGGTAAAGAGGCTACAGCAGCTCAACAAGCGAAATTCAAGGAAGATAAGAAGAAAGACTACAAGGCCCTCTTCTTGATTCATTCTTGCGTCGATAGTGACAATTTCGAAAAAGTTGGCGATTGCGACTCGGCGAAGACAGCTTGGGGTATTCTTGAGAAAGCTTATGCTGGTGTGGATAAGGCGAAGGTGGTGAGGTTACAAACTCATAAGCGGCAGTTTGAGTTACTTCAAATGGAAGACAAGGAAATGATTAACGATTACGTGACGCGTGTGACACGCTTGGGGAGTCAAATGAAGTCGTGTGGTGAAGCCGTTTCCGAACAGAATTTTGTGTCAAAGGTATTGCGTTCTTTAACACCAAGATTCGATAATATTGTGGTGGCGCTTGAGGAATCGAAGGATCTCAAGACAATGACGAAAGATGAACTTCAAAGTTCATTGGAAGCTCATGAACAAAGAATGGACGAAAGAGGAAACGATAAAGCCAAAGCGAAAGTTGCTTTTGCAAGCCCGTTTCAACGAGAAGAACAAGAAATCGAAAGGGAAATAGCCTTCTAG